A part of Aegilops tauschii subsp. strangulata cultivar AL8/78 chromosome 2, Aet v6.0, whole genome shotgun sequence genomic DNA contains:
- the LOC109763564 gene encoding putative cis-zeatin O-glucosyltransferase codes for MAVDSMELESVALVAVPFPAQGHLNQLMHLSLLAAARGLSVHYAAPAAHLRQARSRLHGWDPQALGSVQFHDLGVSAFESPAPDPAAPCPFPNHLMSMWQTFTTAARAPLGALLERLSATHRRVVVVHDRLNSFAAVEAARLSNGESFALQCVAISYNIGWLDAEHPLLRDNDLQFHPIDACMSKEFLEYVFQTEKEMEEQGGVPTAGMVMNTCRALEGDFMDAIAAHPVFKDQKLFAVGPLNPLLDATARTPAKTRHECMEWLDKQPPASVLYVSFGTTSSLLAEQIAELAAALKGSRQRFIWVLREADRADIFKEPGESLHDKLLSEFTEETEGTGLVITGWAPQLEILAHGATAAFMSHCGWNSTMESLSHGKPILAWPMHSDQPWDAELLCKYLKAGLLVRPWEKHSEVLPAAAIQEVIEEAMLTDKGMAVRQRAKVLGEAVRAAVADGGSSSKGLDDFVAYVTR; via the coding sequence ATGGCGGTTGACTCCATGGAATTGGAATCGgtggccttggtcgcggtgccTTTCCCGGCGCAGGGCCACCTGAACCAGCTCATGCACCTCTCCCTGCTGGCCGCGGCGCGGGGGCTCTCCGTGCACTACGCGGCGCCCGCGGCGCACCTCCGGCAGGCGCGCTCGCGCCTGCACGGCTGGGACCCTCAGGCCCTCGGCTCCGTCCAGTTCCACGACCTCGGCGTCTCGGCGTTCGAGTCCCCGGCGCCCGACCCGGCCGCCCCGTGCCCCTTCCCGAACCACCTCATGTCCATGTGGCAGACCTTCACCACCGCCGCGCGCGCCCCGCTCGGCGCCCTCCTTGAGCGCCTCTCGGCCACCCACCGCCGCGTGGTCGTCGTGCACGACAGGCTCAACTCCTTCGCCGCCGTCGAGGCGGCGCGGCTGAGCAACGGCGAGTCGTTCGCGCTGCAGTGCGTGGCCATCTCGTACAACATCGGATGGCTGGACGCTGAGCACCCGCTCCTGCGCGACAACGACCTCCAGTTCCACCCCATCGACGCCTGCATGTCCAAGGAGTTCCTGGAGTACGTCTTCCagacggagaaggagatggaggagcaggggggcgtgcccaccgCCGGCATGGTCATGAACACGTGCCGCGCACTCGAGGGCGACTTCATGGACGCCATCGCGGCGCACCCGGTGTTCAAGGACCAGAAGCTCTTCGCGGTTGGGCCACTGAACCCGCTGCTGGAcgcgactgcccggacgccggcGAAGACGCGGCACGAGTGCATGGAGTGGCTCGACAAGCAGCCGCCGGCGTCGGTGCTCTACGTGTCCTTCGGGACTACGTCGTCTCTCCTGGCAGAGCAAATCGCGGAGCTGGCAGCGGCGCTCAAGGGCAGCAGGCAGAGGTTCATCTGGGTATTGCGCGAGGCCGACCGTGCCGACATATTCAAGGAGCCCGGCGAGAGCCTGCACGACAAGCTGCTCTCTGAGTTCACTGAAGAAACTGAGGGGACTGGGCTGGTGATCACCGGGTGGGCGCCGCAGCTGGAGATCCTGGCGCACGGCGCCACGGCGGCATTCATGAGCCACTGCGGCTGGAACTCGACAATGGAGAGCCTGAGCCACGGCAAGCCGATTCTGGCCTGGCCAATGCACTCCGACCAGCCGTGGGACGCGGAGCTTCTCTGCAAGTACCTCAAGGCCGGGCTCCTGGTGAGGCCATGGGAGAAGCACAGCGAGGTGCTACCGGCGGCGGCCATCCAGGAGGTGATCGAGGAGGCGATGCTCACGGACAAAGGGATGGCGGTGCGGCAGCGGGCGAAGGTGCTCGGCGAGGCCGTTCGCGCCGCCGTGGCcgacggcggctcctcgagcaAAGGCCTGGACGACTTCGTTGCTTACGTCACAAGGTGA